One Flavobacterium cerinum genomic window, CCATGGAGCAAAGACTTGATGAGTGAAGAAGCAAAACTGGAATTAGGAATGCTGTAATGGAAGAGATTGTAAACAGAGTAGCAAACAGCGCCCTTCAGGTTTTTGATCTGGAGGATTATTTCCCGGAAGGACCTCGTTTCACTATTGACGTTTCGCAATGGTTGTATGAAGGTTTCGTTTTGCGTGAAAAAGATTTTCGCGAACAACTCAAAAATTACGACTGGGAGACCTATAAAAACGGTTTTGTTGCCTTATCCTGCTCAACAGATGCGATTGTTCCGGCCTGGGCTTTTATGTTGATTACAGCCTATCTGGAGCCGGTTGCTCAAAAAGTCTTCTGGGGAACGATTCCTCAAATGGAAATCGCACTTTATCAGGAATTATTACAAAATCTGGATTATACAGCTTATCAGGACAAGCCGGTTATTATAAAAGGCTGTTCTAAAAAGCCGGTTCCTCAGGAAGTTTACGTACTGGCAACACAAAAATTAATGCCGATTGCCAAGAGTATTATGTTCGGAGAGGCTTGTTCGGCAGTTCCCGTATACAAGCGTAAGTAATATTTGTCGGTTTTTACACAGTTTTTTGTGATTTTTTTATGATTTTTTGTTACTTTGTGTGAAACAGAAAATCTTAGCTATGAGAAAAATTGCATTAACACTGCTTTGTTTTATCGGTACTATAGCCGTTCAAGCACAGGAACCTGTTCAGGATACTACCAAACACTGGACAACCAAAGGAAATATTTCATTCCTTTTTAATCAATCGGCGTTTAATAACTGGGTAGCCGGTGGTGAAAACAATATTGCCGGTAATCTGGGAGTGAACTACGATTTTAATTATAAAAAAGGGGACTGGTCCTGGGATAATAAAATTATTGCCGCTTACGGTATTGTAAGAACGAAGAATTCGGCTTTTGAGAAAAAAACGGATGATCGACTGGAACTGAACTCATTGTTAGGTAAAAAGGCATCGGGATATTGGTATTATTCTGCGTTTCTAAACTTTAAAACGCAGATGACAAAAGGATATACTTACGGTACAGATGCTGACGGTGCCGAAATTCGAAATGAGTACACGAATATTTTATCACCGGGATATCTGTCTTTTGGACCGGGTATGCTATGGAAAAAAAGCGATAACCTGAAAGTGAATCTGGCTCCGGCTACTTCGAAAATCACCATTGTAAATAAAGACTTTACATTGCCAAATCAAGCCTATTTTGGTGTTGATGAAGGAAAGAGTATGCGATATGAGCTTGGATTCAATGCGTCGGCTTATTATAAGTTTAGCCTGATGGAAAATGTATCCGTTGAAAATATATTAAATCTGTATTCGAATTATCTGGAAGATCCGCAAAATGTAGACTTAGATTATCAGTTGAATGTAGTGATGAAAATCAACAAATATTTATCAACTAATCTGGCGTTCCAGACAATTTATGACGACAATGCCTTTAAAGGATTTCAGATCCGCCAGGTATTGGGAGTAGGAATCAACTACGGATTTTAACCTGACAGGTTTTTAAAACCTGTCAGGTTAAAAAAAGGCTATCCATCATGGATAGCCTTTTTTATTCGTCGTCTTTTTCAACAGCATCCTTATAGTCCGGATACAGGAAGTTGTTGTAAGGGAAACGGGTAATATGAATAGTACGTACCGCTTCGTATACTTTTTCACGGAACTCCTCAAAATTCTCCTTATTGGTTGCCGAAATAAATAAAGCATTGTTTTCGCCTACTTTCGACATCCAGGTATTTTTCCATTCAGTCAATGTGTAATGTTTGGTCGTTTTTTCGGTGATCAGGTCATCTGCAGCAATAGTCAGGTGTTTGTAAGCATCGATTTTATTAAAGACCATAATGGTTGGTTTGTCAGAACTTTTAATATCCTGTAAAATCTGATTAACAGAAGCGATATGGTCTTCAAAATCAGGATGAGAAATGTCAACTACATGTAGTAATAAATCCGCTTCACGTACTTCGTCCAGCGTACTTTTAAACGATTCAACCAATTGAGTCGGTAACTTCCGGATAAAACCAACCGTATCCGATAATAAAAAAGGTAAATTCTTGATTACCACTTTACGAACGGTAGTGTCCAGTGTTGCAAATAGTTTATTTTCAACAAAAACATCACTTTTACCGATTGCATTCATCAAAGTTGATTTTCCTACGTTGGTGTATCCGACCAAAGCCACGCGAACCATAGCGCCGCGATTACTTCGTTGTACCGACATCTGACGGTCGATGGTTTTGATTTTTTCTTTTAATAACGCGATTCGGTCTCTAACAATACGACGGTCTGTTTCGATTTCCGTTTCTCCCGGACCACGCATACCAATACCGCCACGCTGACGTTCAAGGTGCGTCCACATACCGGAAAGTCGCGGTAATAAATATTGACACTGAGCCAGTTCTACCTGTGTACGGGCGTATGAAGTTTCGGCTCTTTGAGCAAAAATGTCAAGGATGAGGTTGGTACGGTCTAATACTTTACATTCCAGTACTCTTGAAATATTTTTTTGCTGTGCCGGAGAGAGTTCATCATCAAAAATTACAGTTTTAACATCGTTATCTTTTATGTAATAGTTGATTTCTTCCATTTTACCGGTTCCCACAAAAGTTTTGGGATTAGGCTTATCCATCTTTTGAGAAAAGCGTTTTACAACTTCACCACCAGCAGTAAAAGTCAGGAATTCCAATTCGTCCAGATACTCGTTTAGTTTTTCCTCGTTCTGGTCTTTGGTAATAATTCCGACGATTACGGTTTTTTCAAAATTGATTACTTCTTTTTCTAACATTCTTTTCTAATAAAGCACAAAAATAAGCAATTCATCATTAATGCGTATAAATATTAAAAAGTAACAAAAATACATTGCGGAATTGTGTTGTAATTTGATGCTTTATCTGAGAAAAAACAGTAGTTGCAGTAAATAAAATTATGGAGCGAAAAGTCCAAATCATGTCTTTTATTTAGACTTTAATATTTATATTTTCTTTATTTCTTTGATTGGAATTTTTAGCGGATCACATAGGAAGGAAACATTCTGACGCTGATTTGTATAAATTCGGCTTTTTAGATACGATTAAAAAAAGGAGTTTTAAAAATTGAGAAATGTTAACAAATAGATAATAAAATAATT contains:
- a CDS encoding DUF2480 family protein, whose translation is MEEIVNRVANSALQVFDLEDYFPEGPRFTIDVSQWLYEGFVLREKDFREQLKNYDWETYKNGFVALSCSTDAIVPAWAFMLITAYLEPVAQKVFWGTIPQMEIALYQELLQNLDYTAYQDKPVIIKGCSKKPVPQEVYVLATQKLMPIAKSIMFGEACSAVPVYKRK
- a CDS encoding DUF3078 domain-containing protein, translating into MRKIALTLLCFIGTIAVQAQEPVQDTTKHWTTKGNISFLFNQSAFNNWVAGGENNIAGNLGVNYDFNYKKGDWSWDNKIIAAYGIVRTKNSAFEKKTDDRLELNSLLGKKASGYWYYSAFLNFKTQMTKGYTYGTDADGAEIRNEYTNILSPGYLSFGPGMLWKKSDNLKVNLAPATSKITIVNKDFTLPNQAYFGVDEGKSMRYELGFNASAYYKFSLMENVSVENILNLYSNYLEDPQNVDLDYQLNVVMKINKYLSTNLAFQTIYDDNAFKGFQIRQVLGVGINYGF
- the hflX gene encoding GTPase HflX, whose amino-acid sequence is MLEKEVINFEKTVIVGIITKDQNEEKLNEYLDELEFLTFTAGGEVVKRFSQKMDKPNPKTFVGTGKMEEINYYIKDNDVKTVIFDDELSPAQQKNISRVLECKVLDRTNLILDIFAQRAETSYARTQVELAQCQYLLPRLSGMWTHLERQRGGIGMRGPGETEIETDRRIVRDRIALLKEKIKTIDRQMSVQRSNRGAMVRVALVGYTNVGKSTLMNAIGKSDVFVENKLFATLDTTVRKVVIKNLPFLLSDTVGFIRKLPTQLVESFKSTLDEVREADLLLHVVDISHPDFEDHIASVNQILQDIKSSDKPTIMVFNKIDAYKHLTIAADDLITEKTTKHYTLTEWKNTWMSKVGENNALFISATNKENFEEFREKVYEAVRTIHITRFPYNNFLYPDYKDAVEKDDE